The genomic window TTCACATATCACCTAGCGGTTGTATATACTCATTGTTTCATAGACCATTGTTAGCAAATCTGCGATAAGAGCTTCCATGAATGATTTGCAGCACCTCAACCCACAATGGTAGAtcttaatttgaagttttttaatGATTAGATCATGCAAGtcatttccttctttctttttatattcttttaataaTCAAAAGTTCACAAATTGCAGTGCCATGGAAATTAAAGAGGCTTTGAATCTCTAATTAGATGTTCAGAGGAGATTTGATGAGTAATTAGCAGTTTGCTATTTGTTCTTTGCTTAAATTTCACCAAAGTTGGCTCTTTTCTTTGCAGCTGCACACTAAGTTGGCTCTTCTTCTACAATGGAGGAataatgttgttgttttgttgttgttcttcttctacaATCGAGGAACAATATTGTTAATTTCTAGtacaataaaaatcacattaacATCTTACAAGTAGATTGCATATTATACTATAATAACAACAACCATATTAATATGCTCTAACAACTACAACAACCAATACAAcaattaataacaacaatacATATGGTTTTTTAACACCCACAATAGCCATAACAACATTTTTACAAACATTCCAAAATCAACTTGTACCTTGATTGGAGAGTTGATTCCAAATAGTGTTTCTAACTCTGATCATTTGTTCGGTGTCTTCATTGGTTAGTTGTTGCCATGAACTTTCACCATCATCCTCAAAGCCCAATTCTCTTTTTTGGAATTGGTTAATGTCTTCAAGGCCCTCAAGAGCATCTAAATCATTGTTTCCCATTCTTCGAATATAATTATGTAGGGCAAAACATGCCCATATAATTTGAAATTGTACCTTCGTTGTGTAAGTGGTCATATTTTGTAGGATCCGCCATCTTGCCTTACAAACCCCAAATGTTCTTTAAATAACACTCCGCAGACTAGAGTGATGATAGTTGAATACATCATTAGGATACCTAAAAGCACGAGACATCTTAAATTGTGGAATGTGATATCTTGCACTCTTATATGGCCCTAGAAACCCTTTCATGGTAGGATACCCGGAATCCACAAGGTAATATTTTcctacaaaaaatataaatacaaaataagaaagtagaagtacaaattaaaatttaatttaggcAATTACGAACCTTCTGGTGGTTGAGGAAACTTCATGGATGGATTTCGTAAAACATCAAGAAGAATACGTGTGTCGTGAGCCGATCCCTCCCAACCAATAAGTGCATATGTGAAACACATATTGAAGTCAAATACAGCTAAAATATTGGTTGATGTATACCCTTTCTTATTCATGAATGGGATTTGTTTATCAGCGAGGACATGAATTGCCACATGTGTTCCATCTATTGCTCCAATGCAATCTTTGAAGTAAGGCCAATATCGATCATCACCCCAGATGTGCTCCTCCACATCTCTGAAATTCCTGTCTACTGGTCTAATGATATCATTTCCAAGTTTGTGCACAGCTTTCAACACTCGATGAAACTGTCGATGCACTGTCTCTCCAGAATGTTGAAACCTCTCTTCCACATTTCTACAAGTAACTCCTTGTCCAATTGTGTATAAGAATATTAGTACTGCTTCTTCAGCGGTGACATTTCTTGTATGTTGTAGACCATACTTTTGAGTGAGCTCATTCACCAAACACCTAAATACAGACTTTTGCATACGGAATAGCTCGAAGAACCGATTTGCGGATCCATTCAGTATCTCAGTTACCCACATGTGACCAGTCAAGGAAGATGTTCTTTTCTCATTCTTTAACATTAACTTCATATATTGCACTAAAATAATAACATGCACTAAATAATTTATCTAAACCAATTCTGACCCAAAACAATCAGTTCAAGAGCCAGAAAgctgaaataaaaatatcaaatggaATCTAAAAAATTTCAGTACTTAAAAATGCACACATAAATCAAATCTAAAGTCTTCATATAATTAACGCCATTAGCTTTTAATAAGAGGCCACCAAACATCATTCACAGACAGCAGGCAATCATGTTTCATTTACAGTTTTACtgcaaataaacattaaaaaggaaaaacatggaTTGATTATCAAGGCTAAGAATTCAGCAGTAATCTACAGAATCATGTCCAATATGGTTTTACTGCTATTAGAAAAACCAGACAAAAATTGACTATTTTAGAGAGGGAGATGAGTACCTGGCGATGAGAAGCAAT from Dioscorea cayenensis subsp. rotundata cultivar TDr96_F1 unplaced genomic scaffold, TDr96_F1_v2_PseudoChromosome.rev07_lg8_w22 25.fasta BLBR01000566.1, whole genome shotgun sequence includes these protein-coding regions:
- the LOC120254661 gene encoding uncharacterized protein LOC120254661, which produces MPILIISSPLPILAISSPLPILAISSPLPLSYQFALLKENHSASLKLPVSIASHRQLMLKNEKRTSSLTGHMWVTEILNGSANRFFELFRMQKSVFRCLVNELTQKYGLQHTRNVTAEEAVLIFLYTIGQGVTCRNVEERFQHSGETVHRQFHRVLKAVHKLGNDIIRPVDRNFRDVEEHIWGDDRYWPYFKDCIGAIDGTHVAIHVLADKQIPFMNKKGYTSTNILAVFDFNMCFTYALIGWEGSAHDTRILLDVLRNPSMKFPQPPEGS